The Acutalibacter muris genomic sequence GATCACTGACGCAGATATTGAAAAGGTTATGAGCGTCAAAGGCATCCGTGACTATAACGGTATAGGTGATGGCAGCGTCTTTGCAATGGATTTTTCGTTTATTCCAGGCATTAACTTCGGACAAACGAGAGATTACAGCCGCCTCCCCTCCGTTTCTAATTCCGAGTATTTCAACTACTTCCGGCGAGGGGCTTTCCAACTGGTCGAGGGCCGTCACATCACCCCGGAGGACAATCACGTCGTCCTGATCAGCACCGCACTTGCTAAAAGAAACGGCTTGAAGCTGGGTGATACCATCACGGTGCAATGCAGCTATGACGCAGGCGGCTATCCTGACGTGTCACTGAAAATTGTCGGTATATATGAAGTTACTATGGGCGATGGACAATTTAACACCACGTCAACAGACAAACGGAATCGCCTGATTATCGACCACAAGGCCATGCAGGAAATCATGCAGCGCGACAGTATACAGTACGACAACGGCGTGGAGTTTTTTGTGGACGACCCTAAGAACATCGACACAATAGCCGCTGAAATACGCAAATTAGATTTGGGCTGGAACTGTTTCAAACTGACGGTGGACAATACGGCGTATGAGGCGGTCGCGTCCCCTTTAACGGCTATGCAGAGCATGGTGGCAGGGCTGATTATCGGGATTGTGATTGTCAGCATTGGCATATTAGCGCTGATACTCAATATGTGGATTAAGCAACGTACTCACGAAACCGGCATACTGCTTTCTATTGGCGTGAGCAAGGTCAAAATCGTGGCGCAGTATATCCTTGAAACGCTGATGATTGCCATAATCGCCTTCGGATTATCCAACTTTACCAGTGGAACAATTGCGCAGGGCACAAGCAATCTGCTGTTCGCACAGGCAATACAGAACCAGCCGGAAGTAGAAATTGATCTGCCCGATGATGGGACGGAATATCTGGACATTACGGGCCAGTATATCCCTTATGACACATCTGATATGGTAACGCCTGACAATGTGGAAGTCCATGTCACGCCAGCCAGCCTGCTATGGGTCACCCTACTGGGAATCGTCATATGCACAGCCGCTGTCACGCTGGCATCTCTGCCAGTGATAAAAATGCAGCCGAAAAATATCCTATCACAAATGAGCTAAAGGAGGACAATCGAATGAGCATTTTGGAAGTTAAAGACCTCAAGTATTCCTACGAAAACAATAAGCCTGTGCTACGGGGGATCAACGCGAAGATGGAGCAGGGCAAGATGTACGCTATCCTTGGCCCCTCCGGGTGCGGCAAGACAACCTTACTGTCTTTGTTGGGCGGGCTGGACAGCCCCTCTGATGGGCAGATTTTGTACCAGGGAGAGGACATTGCAAGCACAGGCCTTGCCGACCACCGGCGCAGTCATGTGGCGTTTATCTTCCAGAGTTACAACCTGATCGATTACCTTACGCCGATGGAAAATGTAGCACTGACTTCCAAACAGCCGCCATTGCCCATCCTGGAGCAGTTAGGATTGACCGCAGAGGAAAGCAAACGTAATGTGCTGAAACTGTCCGGGGGTCAACAGCAACGTGTAGCCATTGCCCGCGCCCTGGCCAGCAACGCACAGGTTATTCTTGCCGATGAGCCGACTGGAAATCTGGACGAGGACACCGCCGCTGAAATTACTGCTATTCTAAAAGAAAGCGCGCATAAATCCGGCAAATGCGTGGTGATTGTGACGCACTCCAGAGAATTGGCAAAGCAAGCGGATGTGGTTATGCGGCTGAAGAAAGGTATTTTAGATATTCTAGAAATAGCCTGATGAGGCGCTCTTCTAGATTGCGGCCCGAGCCAGTTACCAGATACAGAGCCAGCGCCGCAGGAGGTGTGAATATGGACAAAAAGAAAGAGGAACATTGGATTCATTGCCCCATCTGTAGAGCAAAAACGCATACCAAAGTTGACCCGGATACAGTTCTGCTGAACTTCCCGCTCTACTGCTCCAAATGCAAGAGAAGTATCCGAATTGGCGTGATTAACCTTAAAATGGTTGTAAATAATGAACCGGGCAAGAACGTGGATTAGACCTTTTGACCCCGCTTGGCCTTTACAATGTTGAGCGCAGCCTCAACGACTGGAATCAGTGCGGCGATCTCGTCATCGCTGCACTCTTTCAGCAGAATTTGCATCTTCCGGAAAGCTGACTCGTCCTGCTTTAGTTCGGGATAAAAGATGTCCCATGGATCTATCCCCAACTCCCGAACTAAGGGATAGAGAATTGTCATCTTTGGATTTCCGTTATAGTTTTCTATGTTCAGAATCGTGCGGGAGTCAATAGCGAGTTGCTCCGCTAAACCTCGCTGGGAAAATCCGTGGCTGACACGGGCCTGTCTGATAGTATCTCCTAATGGTTTTGCATACTCTGGCATTAAAATTCACCTCATATGCATTTTACAATACACTATGCTAACATGGAATGTTTGTAAATACGCTTAATAGTGTATTTTAATTCACTACGAAGGAAGGGAAATCACTCTTGCATATTTGTGCTATTGAAGTACATTTCGTCTCCATGCTGTAAGGTTCCACACATCTAAATACGCATCACAGTACACTAACGGCGTTCTTACGGGTTTGATTTCCCGCAAGAACGCCGTTTT encodes the following:
- a CDS encoding ABC transporter ATP-binding protein encodes the protein MSILEVKDLKYSYENNKPVLRGINAKMEQGKMYAILGPSGCGKTTLLSLLGGLDSPSDGQILYQGEDIASTGLADHRRSHVAFIFQSYNLIDYLTPMENVALTSKQPPLPILEQLGLTAEESKRNVLKLSGGQQQRVAIARALASNAQVILADEPTGNLDEDTAAEITAILKESAHKSGKCVVIVTHSRELAKQADVVMRLKKGILDILEIA
- a CDS encoding ABC transporter permease; translation: MNITKRAFLYIFRKRGKSLILLLTLLVISTFVLTGLSILTAAEQSALSLRQSVGGSIKLELDENSPNWTYQQGVGGVLVDYTGAPITDADIEKVMSVKGIRDYNGIGDGSVFAMDFSFIPGINFGQTRDYSRLPSVSNSEYFNYFRRGAFQLVEGRHITPEDNHVVLISTALAKRNGLKLGDTITVQCSYDAGGYPDVSLKIVGIYEVTMGDGQFNTTSTDKRNRLIIDHKAMQEIMQRDSIQYDNGVEFFVDDPKNIDTIAAEIRKLDLGWNCFKLTVDNTAYEAVASPLTAMQSMVAGLIIGIVIVSIGILALILNMWIKQRTHETGILLSIGVSKVKIVAQYILETLMIAIIAFGLSNFTSGTIAQGTSNLLFAQAIQNQPEVEIDLPDDGTEYLDITGQYIPYDTSDMVTPDNVEVHVTPASLLWVTLLGIVICTAAVTLASLPVIKMQPKNILSQMS
- a CDS encoding helix-turn-helix transcriptional regulator, which translates into the protein MPEYAKPLGDTIRQARVSHGFSQRGLAEQLAIDSRTILNIENYNGNPKMTILYPLVRELGIDPWDIFYPELKQDESAFRKMQILLKECSDDEIAALIPVVEAALNIVKAKRGQKV
- a CDS encoding cysteine-rich KTR domain-containing protein, translating into MDKKKEEHWIHCPICRAKTHTKVDPDTVLLNFPLYCSKCKRSIRIGVINLKMVVNNEPGKNVD